The Nocardioides zeae genome includes the window GGCCAGACCTCGACCAAGAACCTGTACCCGCTCTGCCGACGCCACCACCGCATGAAGACCCACCGCGAGCTCCGCACCGGCAGACGCTGGACCTACCGCCCCACCCATCCAGATAACGGCGAACCACCGAACGCCCTCATCTGGACCAGCCCCCACGGTCAGACCTACCTCGTCGACCCCGACGGCACCCACCCCTGGCCACCCGACACGACCTAGCCGCCGCACCGCCGCCCGTCCCCACCCCGTGGCCGGGCGGCGCAGCATGCTCGAAGGTCCGGGGTCAGCGCCGCCCGAACCGCTCCCGCAACCGCCTCCACAGCCCGGGCCGCGGCATCTCCGCGCGCGTCCAGACCCCGCCCTCCTCCGCCCGGAATGCCTCGACACCCGCGGGCAGGTCGAGCACCTCGAGCAGCGCGGGATCGTGCTCCGCCATCCGGCCCAGGAACCCCAGCGCGATCCCGTCGTCGCCTGCCGCCTCGCCCGCGTGCAGCCCGCCGCAGAGCAGCTGCCAGCTGCCGTCGTGGTCGTGGACGACGTCGAGGACGGGCGCTTCGCCGGTCTGCACCCGCCGGCACAGGTAGGCCTTCGTCCCGTAGGCGACCCCGGGCAGGACCTCGTGGACGTGCTCGACCCACGGACGCCGGGGGAGGGCCCCCACGTCGGGGACCGGCCCGGCGACCACCGCCGACGACCCCTGGTCGCCGAACGTCTCGTACTCCCACGGCCACCGGTGGTCGCGCCCGGTCACGACGAGCTGCACCGCCGCCACGTCCCCGCCGGCCACGCCCACCGCCATGCCGAGGTCGTCGTCGACCCGGTCGGCGGGGAAGGGAACCAACGCGACCTCGTAGGGGCCTCCGAAGAACCCCTCGACCACCACCGGCTCGTCGAACCGCTCGACCCCGTCGACCACCCGGAACGCGAGGTCGTTGAGCATGAACTTCGCCGACTCCTGGTCCGGTCCGAACAGCACGATCTCGGGATGCCCGAGCTCGTGCAGGCCGACGGTGTAGGTCCAGCCCGGTCCCTCCTCGTCCTCGTGCACGTGGATGAGGAAGACGCCGTGCGACCGCACCTGGGCCCGGATGTCGTCGATGAAGTCGTTCACGGCACGGAGCGTGTCACGCGGGACCGGCGACCCGCAGCCGTACGGCGCGCACCGCCAAACCCACCGCCACCACCGCCGCGCCCGCCACGACCGACGCGACCGGCAGCAGCACGGCCAGCACCACGCACCCCACGGCCCCGAGCACGCCGACGACTCCGCCGCGGCCCCCGGTACGCCGCGCGAGCGCCACCGCCGCCACGTTGGCGACGAGGTAGTAGAGCAGCACGCCGAACGAGCTGAACCCGACCGCGGTGCGCAGGTCCACGCTGAGCACGAGCACGGTGACCACGGCCCCGACGAGCAGCTGCGCGCGGTGGGGGACGTCGTACGTCGCGTGCAGCGTCGCCAGCGGCCGGGGCAGCTCGCCGTCCCGGGCCATGGCGAGCGTGGTGCGGCCGATGCCGCCGAGGAGCGCCAGCAGGGCGCCGAGCGCAGCGGCGCCGGCGCCGACGACGACGAGCGGCACGGCCCAGGCCGGTCCGCGGAGGTCGACGAGCTCACGCAGCGGTGCGGTCGATCCGGCGAGGCGCTCGGCGCCGAGGCCGTGCAGCAGCGCCACCGCCAGCAGCACGTAGAGGCCGAGCACCACGACGAACGCGATCCCGATGGCCCGAGGGATCGTCCGCGCGGGGTCCCGCACCTCCTCGCCGAGCGTCGCGACGCGGGCGTAGCCGGCGAACGCGAAGAACAGCAGGCCCGCGGCCTGGGCGACACCGAGCGCGTCGGCGTCCCCGGTCGCCAGCTGCGACGACAGCCCCCCGCCGCCGGCGACGAGCCCGACCCCGACGGCCACGAGGAGACCCAGCAGGGCGACCGCGAGGATCACCCGCGCGGCCCGGGCGGTGCGGGTGACGCCCCGGACCGTGACCAGCGTGAGCCCGAGGACCACGACGGCGGCGACCCCGCGGCGTACCGGCTCGGGGGCGTCCACCGGCACGGCGTAGACGGCGAACGCCGTCGCCATCGCCGCGCAGCTCGCGGTCTTGCCGACGACGAAGCACCAGCCGGCGGCGTACCCCCACCAGGCGCCGAGCTCGCGCCGCCCGTAGACGTAGGTGCCGCCGGCCGCGGGGTGGACGGCCGCGAGCCGCGCCGACGACGACGCGTTGCACCAGGCGACGACGGCGACGACGGCGAGCGCGACGAGCAGCCCGCCGCCCGAGCCGGCGGCGGCAGCGGCCGGGGCGAGCACCGTGAAGGCGCCTGCGCCGACCATGGCCGCGACTCCGACGACGGTGGCGTCGCCGAGCCCGAGCCGACGCTGCATGAGGGTGGTCACCGGGGCACTGTGGAGAGGCCAGGTGAACGGACGGTGCCGCGGACTACCGTGGGGCCATGCGCCTCACGAAGTTCGGCCACGCCTGCGTGCGGATCGCCCACGACGACCACGTGCTCGTCCTCGACCCCGGCATGTTCACCCAGCCCGAGGCCGTCGAGGGGGCGACGGCCGTGCTCGTCACCCACGAGCACGCCGACCACGTCGCCGTCGAGCACCTGCGCGCGACCGACGCGCCCGTCTTCACCATCGGCGCGGTCGCGCGGGCCATCGCCGAGGTCGCACCCGACGTGTCCGAGCGCGTCACGGTCGTCCGCCCCGGCGAGACCTTCGACGTCGGCGTCCCGGTGCGCGCCGTCGGGGAGAAGCACGCCGTGATCCACCCCGACTACGACCGCATCGACAACTCGGGCTACCTGCTCCAGGTCGGTGACCAGCGCGTCTTCCACCCCGGCGACGCGCTGACCGGTCCCGACGAGGCCGTCGACCTGCTGCTCGCCCCGGTCTCCGGGCCGTGGCTCAAGATCGGCGAGGCGATCGACTTCGCCCGCGGGGTCGGGGCGCCGCGCACCCTGGCGATCCACGACCGGGTCTACTCCGACGCCGGCCTCGGCATGGCCGACCAGCACTTCCGCCGCCTCCTCGGCGACGACCAGGAGTGGGTGCGCCTCGCCGACGGCGCCGAGCTCGACTGAGGCGGCCGGGGCGGTGAGCACCTGGCTCCGGTCGATCCCCCTCGACGGTCCCGCGGGCATGGCCCCGGCCGTCGTGGCCGCCATCGACGCCCGCCTCGCCGGCGTCGCGGCCGACCACGGCGTCGTGGTGCCGTGGGCGATCGAGAGCGGCAGCCGGGCGTGGGGCTTCGCCTCGCCCGACAGCGACTACGACTGCCGGTTCGTCTTCGTGCGCCCCCGTGAGGAGTACCTCTCGCCCTGGCGTCCCCGCGACGTCATCGAGACGCCGCTCGACCCCGTGCTCGACGTCAACGGGTGGGACCTCGTGAAAGCCGTCCAGCTGGCGGTCCGCGGCAACGCCGTCGTCGGCGAGTGGCTCCGCAGCCCGATCGTGTACGGCGGCGACCCCGCCTTCGCCGCCGAGCTCACCGACCTGCTCCGGGTGACCGGCGACCGGGCGGCGACCGCCCGGCACTACCTCCACGTCGGTCGCAACGAGTGGGACCCGGCGCGGACCGAAGCGGGCCAGCCGGTACGGCTGAAGAAGGTGCTCTACGCGACGCGCTCGGTGCTCGCGCTGCGGTGGCTCGAGCTGCACGACGGGGTGCCTCCGATGCAGCTCGACGAGCTGGTGGCGGAGACGGACCCGCCGCAGGCCGTCCGGGAGGTCCTCGCGGACGTCGTCGCCCGCAAGGCGGTCACCCGGGAGGTCGGCGCGGCGCCGGTGCCGGCCCCGCTCGCGGCGTACGTCGCCGGGATCGTCTCCCGCACCCCCGACCCGGTGCTGCCGGCCGTCCCGCGCGACGACGTACGGCGCGAGGCCGCCGCCCGCTTCGTCGCGATGGTCGAGCGGTGGGCGCCTGCGGAGGCCTAGTCGAGCAGCGCCTCCAACGTCCGCGGCAGGTCGCGCAGGGTGGCGAGGGTGGCGACCCGACCCCCGGCCGTGCGCGCGAAGGACCGGGCCTGGTCGTCGTCCTCCGCGGGCGCGACGATCCGGAGGTCCTCGATGTCCCTCGCCGCGGCCGTCGGGTCGACGTCGTCGGTGACGCGGCAGTCCGAGAGCAGCAGCGTGACCCGGCGGGGCGCCGCTGAGCGGAGGTGCTGCGCCGCCGCGGCCCGCAGCGCCGCGTCGAGCGAGGTGGCGCCGTGACCCCGCAGCCCGATGACGCGGTCCACGACGCGGTCGGGCACCGGGGTGGCCCCCATTGGCTGGAGCACCTCGGCGCGGCTGTCGAAGGCGACGACCGCGATCTCGCTGCCCACGTGGGTGGCATGCAGGGCACAGGCGGCCGCGGCGAGCGCTGCCGTGGCCAGCTGCCGGCCCTCCATCGAGCCCGACCGGTCGAGCAGCAGGCACACCGCCGCGCGAGGGCGCTCCCACGCCAGGCCCCGCAGGTCGGCGAGGTCCGGCACCCGCCGTACGGCGCGGGCCTCGAGCACGGCGTCGAGCGAGGCCTCGACGTCGAGGTCGCCGGCCCGGTCGGCGGGAACGGCTCGCAGCCGGGCGACGCCGGCACCTCCGCGCATCCCGGTGCGGGCGCGCTCGAGCACGAGCCGCGGCGCCAGCGAGCGCACCCGACGACGGAGGGACACGTCGGTCGCGCGGGCCATCAGCATCAGCAGGGGCAGCGTGTCGTCGGGGTCTTCCGCAGCAGCCTGCTCGAGGGCCTCCAGGTCGATCTCGCCGACCTCCGGGGAGAGCTCGGTGAAGCGGGGGTGCTGCTCGAGCTGGCTCCGCGGCACGGTCGGCTGCCGCCCCGACCGGCGGGGTGGGCCGTCAGGCGGAGCTGCGCCGGCGGACGCGGCCGGGCTGGGGGTGCCCGCCCCGGTGGGGGGCGGGCTCAGCGTTCCCCCGGCGCCCCGCCCTCCGCCCCGGGGTCGGTGTCGGACGCGGGCGGGTCGCCGACGACGTCGCGGTAGAGCTCCTCGATGATCTCCTCCGCGGTGCGTCCGGCTCCGTCGTCGACGCGCACCCGGCCGCTGAGCGCGACCAGCGCGGCGTCGAGCCCGACCTGCCAGTCGTCGGTGGCGCGGCCACGGGCCGCCGCGAGGTGGTGCGCCAGGCCGGCGAGGTCGATGGCGCCGCGCACCGACGAGCCCACGCGGAGGTCCGGGTGGGCGCGGGTGCGCCGCACGAGCTCCACCACCTGGTCCGCCCAGGCCGGGGGGAGGGTGGGTGCCGTCGCGCGGGTGCGGACGATCTGCGCCTCGGCCTCGGCGGACTGGTAGTCCATGGCGATCCGGCACGTGCGGTCGTAGACGGCTCCGGAGACGCGGGCTGTGCCCACCGCGTCGTACGGGTTCATCGCCGCGACGACGGCGAAGCCGGGCGCCGCGGTGACCGTCCCGAGCCGGGGCACGACGATCTCCCGCTCCGACATGACGGCGAGGAGCGTGTTGAGGGTCTCCTCGGGCACGCGGTTGAGCTCCTCGACGTAGAACAATCCGCCCGTGCGCATCGCGACGAGCAACGGTCCGTCGACGAAGATCGCGGCGTCGTAGCCCTTCTCGAGCACCTGGGCGGGGTCGAACTGGCCCACGACGCGTGCCGGGGTGAGCTCGGCGTTGCCCTCGACGAGCACGAAGGTGGTGCTGCGGGACGCCGCGACGGCGCGCAGGAGCGTGCTCTTGCCCGTGCCGGGCGGGCCCTCGAGCACGACGTCGGCGCCGGCGGCGAGCGCGGCCTCCAGCAGCTCGGTCTCCCGCTCGCGGCCGACGACGGCCGCCGCGACCTGCGCGGCGACCGTCGGGGCAGCGGAGCCGGCGAGCGGCAGGCTCACGAGTGGTCGTGCACGAGCACGCCGCGCACGTTCTTGCCGTTGAGCAGGTCGTCGTAGCCCTCGTTGACCTGCTCCAGCGAGTACGTCTGGGTGATCAGCTCGTCGAGCTTGAGGTCGCCCGACTGGTAGAGCCCCAGGATCCGCGGGATGTCCACCGTGGGGTTGCAGTCGCCGAACAGGCTGCCGAGCACCTGCTTGCGGAAGAGGGTCAGCACCGAGCCGGAGAGCTGGATGGTGGCCTCCTCCAGCTTGTTGAGGCCGGTGAGCACGACCTTGCCGCCCTTGCCGACGGCGTTGAAGCCGCCCTCGACGATCTCGGACGTCATGAGGCCGGGCGTGAGGATCGCGGCGTCCGCCATCTGCCCCCGGGTGAGGTTGGTGATGGTCTCCATCGCCTCGTCGGCGCTCGCGAACGCGTGCGTCGCGCCGAGCTCCATCGCCTTCTCGCGCTTGTTGGGGAGCGGGTCGATGGCGATGACGTTCTTGGCGCCCGCCAGCGCGGCCCCCTGCACGGCGTTGATGCCGATGCCGCCGATGCCCGCGACGACGACCGTCTGGCCGGCCTTGACGTCGGCCGTGTTGACCGCGGCGCCCCACCCGGTCGGCACGCCGCAGCCGACGAGCACCGCCTTGTCGAGCGGCAGGTCGTCGTCGACCTTCACGCACGAGTTCTGGTGGATCACCCCGTACTGGCTGAAGGTGCCGAGCATGCACATCGCGCCGTACTGGCCCCGGGCGCCGGTGATCGGGAACCGGTCGCCCGGGAGGTAGCCCTCGAGGATCGTCGCGCCCATGTCGCAGATGGACTGCTGGCCGTTGGCGCAGTAGCGACAGGTGCCGCAGTTGGGGATGAACGAGCACACGACGTGGTCGCCGGGCTTCACGCGGGTGACGCCGGGGCCGACCTCCTCGATGATCCCCGCGCCCTCGTGGCCGAGCACCATGGGCAGGCGTGCCTCGAGGTCGCCGTGGGCGATGTGCACGTCCGAGTGGCACAGCCCGCCGTAGAGGTAGCGGATGAGCACCTCGCCCTCGCGGGGCTTGTCGAGCTCCAGCTCCTCGATCTCGATCGGCTTGCCGGCTTCGATGACGACCGCTGCCTTGGTCTTCATGGTGCTCCTCTGCTCGTAGTGACGCAGACCACAGTCGCAGCGGAGCTCGGGGCGAGATGTCCAGGAACTGGACAGCCAGCGAATGCCGCCCCGCAGGTGTCCAGAGACTGGACAGCCGGGGAGCGCGAGCCTTCCTAGCGTGACCTGCGTCTCGTCATCCCCACGAAGGAGTTCGGTCATGACCATCAGCTCGCCGCGCGTCAAGGAGTTCCTCAACAGCCCGGTCCGCATGCTCGTCGACGGCGCGTGGGTGCCCGCCGCCTCCGGCCGGACCTTCGACACCCACGACCCGGCCACGGGCGAGGTGCTCGCCGCGGTGCCGCTCGGCGACGTCGAGGACGTCGACCGCGCCGTGGCCGCCGCGCGCCGCGCGTTCGACGACGGCGCCTGGGTGCGGATGCGCCCGAACGCCCGCGAGCGGATCATCTGGAAGATCGCCGACCTCATCGAGGAGCACGCCGCCGACCTCGCCGAGCTCGAGTCCCTCGACAACGGCAAGTCGGCCGGCATCGCGCAGGTCGCGGACGTGCGGTTCGCGGCCGAGTGCTTCCGCTACTACGCGGGCTGGCCGACCAAGCTCACGGGCACCACCAACGCGCCCTCGATGCTGCTCGCCGACCCCGGCCAGGACTTCCACGCCTACACGCGCCGCGAGCCCGTCGGCGTCTGCGGCCAGATCATCCCGTGGAACTTCCCCCTCCTCATGGCCGCGTGGAAGCTCGGCCCCGCCCTGGCGACCGGCAACACGGTCGTGCTCAAGCCCGCCGAGCAGACGCCCCTGACGGCCCTCTACCTCGGTCAGCTGCTCCTCGAGGCGGGGGTGCCGGCGGGCGTCGTCAACATCGTCACGGGCGCGGGCGAGACGGGCGCCGCGATCTCCGCGCACGACGACGTCGACAAGGTGGCCTTCACGGGCTCGACGGAGGTCGGCAAGAAGATCGTCGAGGCGGCCCAGGGCAACCTCAAGAAGGTCTCGCTCGAGCTCGGCGGCAAGTCGCCCAACATCGTCTTCGCCGACGCCGACATCCCCGCGGCGGTCGCCGGCACGATCATGGGCTTCACCTTCAACTCGGGCCAGGCCTGCGAGTCCGGCACGCGCGTCTTCGTCCACGAGGACGTGTACGACGAGTTCACGGCCGCCCTCGCCGAGGCGGTCGAGCAGCTGAAGGTCGGCCCCGGCAGCGACCCCGAGTCGGTCATCACGCCGCTCGTGTCCCAGGAGCAGCTCGACCGTGTCGCGGGCTACCTGGCCGCGGGCAAGGCGGACGGTGCGCGGGTGCTCGTGGGTGGCGAGCGCGTCGGGGACTCGGGCTACTACGTGCAGGCGACGGTGTTCGTCGACGCCACCCCCGACATGTCGATCGTGCGCGAGGAGATCTTCGGGCCCGTCGCGGTCGCGATCCGGTTCAGCGACGAGGACGAGGTCGTGGCCGCGGCCAACGACACCATCTACGGCCTCGCCGCCGGTCTCTGGACGAAGGACCTCAGCCGGGCGCACCGGGTCGCCGGCCGGCTCAAGGCGGGCCAGGTGTGGGTCAACACGTTCCACGCCTTCGACGCGGGCCTGCCGTTCGGCGGCTACAAGCAGTCGGGCTGGGGCCGCGAGCTCGGCGCCGAGGCGCTCGACCTCTACACGCAGGTGAAGGCGGTCAACATCGCGCTCTGACGACGCGGAGCAGCCGACGGGTCACGTCCACGGGGGTCCGCCCCGTGGACGTGACCCGCATCGCGTTGTCTCGGCTGGGACAATGGTCAGTCGGTAGTTAGCCTGGCCTAACCCCGTGGTCCGTCTGGAGGAAGAACTGTGCGTCCCATCCGTGTTGCCGTCGTCGGTGCCGGTCCCGCTGGCATCTACGCCGCGGACATCCTGACGAAGGAGTACGAGGCAGCGTCCGTCGACGTCTTCGATCGCCTGCCCGCACCCTACGGTCTGGTCCGTTACGGCGTGGCACCCGACCACCCGCGGATCAAGGAGATCATCAAGGCCCTGCGCCGCGTGCTCTCGAAGGACGAGATCCGGTTCTTCGGCAACGTGGACTTCGGCACCGACGTGAAGCTGGAGGACCTGCGCCAGTTCTACGACGCGGTGATCTTCGCGACCGGCGCGATCTTCGACCGCGACCTCGACATCCCGGGCATCGACCTCGAGGGCAGCTACGGCGCGGCCGACTTCGTCTCGTGGTTCGACGGCCACCCCGACTACCCGCGCGACTGGCCGCTCACGGCCGAGTCGGTCGCCGTGATCGGGGCCGGCAACGTGGCGCTCGACGTCGCGCGCATGCTGGCCAAGCCGGCCGACGAGCAGCTCACGACCGAGATCGCGGACAACGTCTACCAGGGCCTCAAGGCCAACAAGGCGACCGAGGTCCACGTCTTCGCGCGCCGCGGTCCGGCGCAGATCAAGTTCTCGCCGATGGAGCTGCGCGAGCTGTCGCACTCCCCGAGCATCGACGTCGTCGTCGACGAGGAGGACTTCCAGATCGACGACGCCGGCCAGGCCGCGATCCAGAAGACCAAGAGCGTGCGGCTCGTCGTCGACACCCTGCTCAAGTACGCCGAGTCCGAGCCCACCGGCGCCCCCCACCGCATCCACATCCACATGTGCCACAACCCCGTCGAGGTGCTCGGCGAGGACGGCAAGGTCGTGGCGATCCGCACCGAGCGCACCGAGCTCGACGGCACGGGCAACGCGGTCGGCACCGGCGAGTTCGTCGACACCCCCGTGCAGGCGGTCTACC containing:
- a CDS encoding DUF4262 domain-containing protein, producing the protein MNDFIDDIRAQVRSHGVFLIHVHEDEEGPGWTYTVGLHELGHPEIVLFGPDQESAKFMLNDLAFRVVDGVERFDEPVVVEGFFGGPYEVALVPFPADRVDDDLGMAVGVAGGDVAAVQLVVTGRDHRWPWEYETFGDQGSSAVVAGPVPDVGALPRRPWVEHVHEVLPGVAYGTKAYLCRRVQTGEAPVLDVVHDHDGSWQLLCGGLHAGEAAGDDGIALGFLGRMAEHDPALLEVLDLPAGVEAFRAEEGGVWTRAEMPRPGLWRRLRERFGRR
- a CDS encoding APC family permease, coding for MTTLMQRRLGLGDATVVGVAAMVGAGAFTVLAPAAAAAGSGGGLLVALAVVAVVAWCNASSSARLAAVHPAAGGTYVYGRRELGAWWGYAAGWCFVVGKTASCAAMATAFAVYAVPVDAPEPVRRGVAAVVVLGLTLVTVRGVTRTARAARVILAVALLGLLVAVGVGLVAGGGGLSSQLATGDADALGVAQAAGLLFFAFAGYARVATLGEEVRDPARTIPRAIGIAFVVVLGLYVLLAVALLHGLGAERLAGSTAPLRELVDLRGPAWAVPLVVVGAGAAALGALLALLGGIGRTTLAMARDGELPRPLATLHATYDVPHRAQLLVGAVVTVLVLSVDLRTAVGFSSFGVLLYYLVANVAAVALARRTGGRGGVVGVLGAVGCVVLAVLLPVASVVAGAAVVAVGLAVRAVRLRVAGPA
- a CDS encoding MBL fold metallo-hydrolase; protein product: MRLTKFGHACVRIAHDDHVLVLDPGMFTQPEAVEGATAVLVTHEHADHVAVEHLRATDAPVFTIGAVARAIAEVAPDVSERVTVVRPGETFDVGVPVRAVGEKHAVIHPDYDRIDNSGYLLQVGDQRVFHPGDALTGPDEAVDLLLAPVSGPWLKIGEAIDFARGVGAPRTLAIHDRVYSDAGLGMADQHFRRLLGDDQEWVRLADGAELD
- a CDS encoding nucleotidyltransferase domain-containing protein codes for the protein MSTWLRSIPLDGPAGMAPAVVAAIDARLAGVAADHGVVVPWAIESGSRAWGFASPDSDYDCRFVFVRPREEYLSPWRPRDVIETPLDPVLDVNGWDLVKAVQLAVRGNAVVGEWLRSPIVYGGDPAFAAELTDLLRVTGDRAATARHYLHVGRNEWDPARTEAGQPVRLKKVLYATRSVLALRWLELHDGVPPMQLDELVAETDPPQAVREVLADVVARKAVTREVGAAPVPAPLAAYVAGIVSRTPDPVLPAVPRDDVRREAAARFVAMVERWAPAEA
- a CDS encoding VWA domain-containing protein; this translates as MPRSQLEQHPRFTELSPEVGEIDLEALEQAAAEDPDDTLPLLMLMARATDVSLRRRVRSLAPRLVLERARTGMRGGAGVARLRAVPADRAGDLDVEASLDAVLEARAVRRVPDLADLRGLAWERPRAAVCLLLDRSGSMEGRQLATAALAAAACALHATHVGSEIAVVAFDSRAEVLQPMGATPVPDRVVDRVIGLRGHGATSLDAALRAAAAQHLRSAAPRRVTLLLSDCRVTDDVDPTAAARDIEDLRIVAPAEDDDQARSFARTAGGRVATLATLRDLPRTLEALLD
- a CDS encoding AAA family ATPase, translated to MSLPLAGSAAPTVAAQVAAAVVGRERETELLEAALAAGADVVLEGPPGTGKSTLLRAVAASRSTTFVLVEGNAELTPARVVGQFDPAQVLEKGYDAAIFVDGPLLVAMRTGGLFYVEELNRVPEETLNTLLAVMSEREIVVPRLGTVTAAPGFAVVAAMNPYDAVGTARVSGAVYDRTCRIAMDYQSAEAEAQIVRTRATAPTLPPAWADQVVELVRRTRAHPDLRVGSSVRGAIDLAGLAHHLAAARGRATDDWQVGLDAALVALSGRVRVDDGAGRTAEEIIEELYRDVVGDPPASDTDPGAEGGAPGER
- a CDS encoding NDMA-dependent alcohol dehydrogenase, whose translation is MKTKAAVVIEAGKPIEIEELELDKPREGEVLIRYLYGGLCHSDVHIAHGDLEARLPMVLGHEGAGIIEEVGPGVTRVKPGDHVVCSFIPNCGTCRYCANGQQSICDMGATILEGYLPGDRFPITGARGQYGAMCMLGTFSQYGVIHQNSCVKVDDDLPLDKAVLVGCGVPTGWGAAVNTADVKAGQTVVVAGIGGIGINAVQGAALAGAKNVIAIDPLPNKREKAMELGATHAFASADEAMETITNLTRGQMADAAILTPGLMTSEIVEGGFNAVGKGGKVVLTGLNKLEEATIQLSGSVLTLFRKQVLGSLFGDCNPTVDIPRILGLYQSGDLKLDELITQTYSLEQVNEGYDDLLNGKNVRGVLVHDHS
- a CDS encoding aldehyde dehydrogenase family protein, whose protein sequence is MTISSPRVKEFLNSPVRMLVDGAWVPAASGRTFDTHDPATGEVLAAVPLGDVEDVDRAVAAARRAFDDGAWVRMRPNARERIIWKIADLIEEHAADLAELESLDNGKSAGIAQVADVRFAAECFRYYAGWPTKLTGTTNAPSMLLADPGQDFHAYTRREPVGVCGQIIPWNFPLLMAAWKLGPALATGNTVVLKPAEQTPLTALYLGQLLLEAGVPAGVVNIVTGAGETGAAISAHDDVDKVAFTGSTEVGKKIVEAAQGNLKKVSLELGGKSPNIVFADADIPAAVAGTIMGFTFNSGQACESGTRVFVHEDVYDEFTAALAEAVEQLKVGPGSDPESVITPLVSQEQLDRVAGYLAAGKADGARVLVGGERVGDSGYYVQATVFVDATPDMSIVREEIFGPVAVAIRFSDEDEVVAAANDTIYGLAAGLWTKDLSRAHRVAGRLKAGQVWVNTFHAFDAGLPFGGYKQSGWGRELGAEALDLYTQVKAVNIAL
- a CDS encoding FAD-dependent oxidoreductase; this encodes MRPIRVAVVGAGPAGIYAADILTKEYEAASVDVFDRLPAPYGLVRYGVAPDHPRIKEIIKALRRVLSKDEIRFFGNVDFGTDVKLEDLRQFYDAVIFATGAIFDRDLDIPGIDLEGSYGAADFVSWFDGHPDYPRDWPLTAESVAVIGAGNVALDVARMLAKPADEQLTTEIADNVYQGLKANKATEVHVFARRGPAQIKFSPMELRELSHSPSIDVVVDEEDFQIDDAGQAAIQKTKSVRLVVDTLLKYAESEPTGAPHRIHIHMCHNPVEVLGEDGKVVAIRTERTELDGTGNAVGTGEFVDTPVQAVYRAVGYRSSALPEVPFDETDHVIPNAGGRVLDLDGEHVAGTYCTGWVKRGPVGLIGHTKSDAAETISNLIADLETTPAPEQAAPEAVERHLTERGIDFTTWDDWIRLDAHEVSLGEADGRERIKVVPREDMLRHSRA